GGCGCGACGGGCGAAATCCAAGTGTGAGCTCACTGGTGAGTCGAACACACCACTCGTGATTTATGAGGTCCCCCCCGTACCGAAGGATCCCGATTTTGACCGATGCCTGATGATCAGCGAGAATGCTGCCGCTCAAATCAACAATCCAAAGATCCTGGTTCCTGATGACTGGCGCTACCTCAGAGAGTTGATTTGGAGTGAACAGGAACTCGTACAAATCATGGCATGCCGAATTCTTAGTTATATCGCTCAATCAGAGCCTTGGGCTCAATCGGTTCTCGATGACGCCTATCTAGATGATAGTATAACGGATGCCGCCATGGCCAACCCAATCGCCTAATTCAAACCGCCCACATGAAAAGCCCACTCCATCCAGAGACTGAACTCGTGGAATTCGAGCTAGAACCAGGTCTGACTTCTTGGCAGTGCCCCATATCCAAAGGCCACTGGATTCAAGCACCTGCCTACTGGCAGTGGCACTCCACCCAGCCCACGTCTCACACTCACAGCACTGTAAGCAAGCATGAGTACCAGCCTGTCAGAGAAGCAAGAGCAGGTGACGGTCCTCACAACGGAAATCGTCCAGCCTTACTATGCCCTGAGAGCCATTGCCTATTGGTGAGATATCGGGTTGGTGAAGGGCTCAGTTTTTATGTAGACCGTAGTCCGAGCACAGGCGGGATATGGCTTGACCCAGGAGAATGGGAAGCCCTGAAAAAACATGGTCTCCATGCCTCCCTTCACATGATCTTCAGCTCATCATACCAACGAAAAGTGAGCATCCAGGAGGCTGAAGACTCTATGAATGCACGCTTTTTCAGTGAAATGTCACGGATGGATGCCGACCGCCTCAAGTCATTTGCAGAATGGCTCGTGGATCAACCAAACAAACGACGCATCGTAGCCTGGCTACACGAACATATTGGTAATGAGTAAGCTAAGAAAATATTTAGTTGGCGATCTAAGCTGGAAACGAATGGTCCTCTCCCTCATCAGCATCTATCTGATGCTGCTCGTAGTCGCGGTATTCTTTGCGCACAAACTGGTGTTTTACCCACCGAGTGATCATTATGATGAAACCCTCCCCCACTTAACTCTTATCGACGACGGCCAAGGCGGAAAGATCGCCACAGTCCATTACCAGGCCGCCAAGGGCAAGCCAACCATCTTCTGGTCCCACGGCAATGCAGAGGACATTGGCCAACTAACAGACCTGTTTCGGGAGTTTTCAGGCTTAGGATATGGAGTGATTGCCTACGACTACCCTGGTTATGGGCTAAGTGATGGTGCCGCCACGGAAAAGACATGTTACGCCACCATCGACAAAGTTTGGTCTCATGCCACTGAAAAACTCGGCATCAAGGAACAGGATATCATCCTGCTTGGACAATCAGTGGGTACTGGACCTACCGTGTATCTTGCAGCAAAAAACCAGCCTGCCTGCGTCGTCCTCCTGGCTCCATTCACCAGCATTTATCGTGTCGGCGTCAAATACCCCATATTCCCCTGTGACATGTTTCCTAACATCAGCAGAATCAAAGATGTCCACTCACCTCTACTCGTGGTGCATGGGAAGAATGATTCAGTCATCCCACACGAACATGGGCAGCAGCTCGTGGCCAAGCATCAGGGAGTCAACCAACTGATCAGCCTGGAGAAAACAGACCACAATGACATTTACTTCCGGAACTTAGACTTTGTCGTTAGCGAGATTAACCATTTCGCCGAAGCTCATCACTCTGTCATCGAAGAGTAAGTGCTCAGATCTACTTCGAAAAAATCCCACATCACCTGCCTATACACCTCAAGCTTGAAGTCTGGTAGCCACTCTTCGTGAAAATCCTCCGGGTGAACCCAGTCATAATCCCTGAACTCGGGGTTGTTTTTGCCAATATAGGGAGACGGGGCCCATTTCTTAAGCTGGCACAGATAGTAGGTCTGCTTCTGGCCATCGTACTTCTTCTTTTTCCTGATCTTGGGAGGATACAGATATCGGTACCCTCCCTTTTTCTCCAAGACCTTATAATGAGATTTTTTCAAGCCTACCTCCTCCCACACCTCTCGATAAAGAGCTTCTTTTTTCCTCTCACCTTTGTCTACACCACCTTGTGGAAATTGCCAAGATCCGTGGAAATTCTTACGCTCGCAGACTAGAACCTCACCACGATGGTTCATGATCAGGGCTGCTACATTGGATCGGTACGTTGGCATTCGTTAAAATTAT
Above is a genomic segment from Rubritalea squalenifaciens DSM 18772 containing:
- a CDS encoding phnA protein encodes the protein MAKGYDQHKERMETLNYFGKDLARRAKSKCELTGESNTPLVIYEVPPVPKDPDFDRCLMISENAAAQINNPKILVPDDWRYLRELIWSEQELVQIMACRILSYIAQSEPWAQSVLDDAYLDDSITDAAMANPIA
- a CDS encoding zf-TFIIB domain-containing protein — translated: MKSPLHPETELVEFELEPGLTSWQCPISKGHWIQAPAYWQWHSTQPTSHTHSTVSKHEYQPVREARAGDGPHNGNRPALLCPESHCLLVRYRVGEGLSFYVDRSPSTGGIWLDPGEWEALKKHGLHASLHMIFSSSYQRKVSIQEAEDSMNARFFSEMSRMDADRLKSFAEWLVDQPNKRRIVAWLHEHIGNE
- a CDS encoding NUDIX domain-containing protein; amino-acid sequence: MPTYRSNVAALIMNHRGEVLVCERKNFHGSWQFPQGGVDKGERKKEALYREVWEEVGLKKSHYKVLEKKGGYRYLYPPKIRKKKKYDGQKQTYYLCQLKKWAPSPYIGKNNPEFRDYDWVHPEDFHEEWLPDFKLEVYRQVMWDFFEVDLSTYSSMTE
- a CDS encoding alpha/beta hydrolase, whose product is MSKLRKYLVGDLSWKRMVLSLISIYLMLLVVAVFFAHKLVFYPPSDHYDETLPHLTLIDDGQGGKIATVHYQAAKGKPTIFWSHGNAEDIGQLTDLFREFSGLGYGVIAYDYPGYGLSDGAATEKTCYATIDKVWSHATEKLGIKEQDIILLGQSVGTGPTVYLAAKNQPACVVLLAPFTSIYRVGVKYPIFPCDMFPNISRIKDVHSPLLVVHGKNDSVIPHEHGQQLVAKHQGVNQLISLEKTDHNDIYFRNLDFVVSEINHFAEAHHSVIEE